Proteins encoded by one window of Salmonirosea aquatica:
- a CDS encoding PepSY-like domain-containing protein: MKRMIIVTLLAASVTLGANAQKITAAKVPDIVRTAFINTYPKAKEVAWEKEKSGDYEANFEQDQEEMSVVYNKLGVALEVETEIAVSGLPVAVQNALKGKKIKEAARITKGGKTYYEAELGGKDFLFDASGKAVAATKD; this comes from the coding sequence ATGAAACGAATGATTATCGTGACCCTATTGGCCGCTTCCGTAACGCTTGGTGCTAATGCCCAGAAAATAACGGCTGCCAAGGTACCTGACATTGTCAGGACAGCCTTCATCAATACCTACCCTAAAGCGAAAGAAGTGGCGTGGGAGAAAGAGAAATCCGGTGATTATGAAGCAAACTTCGAGCAGGACCAAGAGGAGATGTCCGTCGTATACAACAAACTAGGCGTAGCCCTGGAAGTAGAGACCGAAATCGCGGTTTCTGGTCTGCCTGTGGCCGTCCAGAATGCTCTCAAAGGCAAGAAAATCAAAGAGGCCGCCAGGATTACCAAAGGCGGCAAGACCTACTACGAAGCAGAACTCGGTGGCAAAGATTTCCTGTTTGATGCCAGCGGCAAGGCCGTGGCCGCTACGAAGGACTGA
- a CDS encoding sensor histidine kinase yields MKLLNRTAVAYFGVSLLLLVVATPIFYYVLHELFVEEADETLVSRKEFVVARLGEIKNAKEITDWTRFEDDIVVTPLPAGTLPRHDSLYDGIEHGNEHFRELATQVTIYGKPHQLKIRNSMLEKGDLIQTIVISQILLLGALLLCLLLINRWIAGKIWQPFHETLAKLKDYSLSRRIQPELGRTDIVEFKELNEVVDRMTRKIHDDFTNLKQFTENASHEIQTPLAIIKSKLEVMIQDEDLSSQQMQGIQTIYEATGRLSRLNQALLLLTKIENDQFVSTERINLRLLLKESLSLFEDFIQAKNLQVATRLNDCGLDLNPTLARVLLTNLIGNAIKYNLEGGTLDIVLTGRYLTISNPGASPLHPPEIYFERFNKGSSHSDSLGLGLAIVKEICAFSNWTVRYDFENGMHVVEVGFGMPKNQHP; encoded by the coding sequence ATGAAGCTCCTGAATCGCACGGCGGTTGCCTATTTCGGTGTTTCCCTGCTGCTATTGGTGGTTGCTACGCCCATTTTTTATTATGTCCTGCACGAGCTTTTTGTGGAAGAGGCCGACGAAACACTGGTAAGCCGCAAGGAGTTTGTCGTAGCCCGGCTGGGCGAGATAAAAAATGCTAAAGAAATCACGGATTGGACGCGCTTTGAGGACGACATAGTCGTCACACCGCTCCCCGCAGGTACCTTGCCTCGACACGACTCGCTCTACGATGGCATAGAACACGGGAACGAACACTTCCGCGAACTGGCCACGCAGGTAACGATCTACGGCAAGCCCCATCAATTGAAGATACGCAATTCGATGCTGGAAAAAGGCGATCTCATCCAAACCATCGTCATTTCCCAGATCCTGTTGCTGGGCGCGCTCTTGCTCTGCCTGCTGCTCATCAACCGCTGGATCGCCGGAAAAATCTGGCAGCCCTTTCATGAAACATTAGCCAAACTGAAAGACTACTCCCTGAGCCGACGGATTCAGCCCGAACTCGGACGCACGGATATTGTCGAATTCAAAGAACTCAATGAAGTGGTGGACCGGATGACGCGTAAAATTCATGACGATTTCACTAATCTGAAGCAGTTTACAGAGAATGCCTCGCACGAAATTCAGACGCCTTTGGCCATTATTAAAAGTAAGCTGGAGGTCATGATTCAGGATGAAGATTTATCTAGCCAACAAATGCAGGGTATCCAAACCATATACGAAGCTACCGGTAGGCTTTCCCGACTCAATCAGGCACTTCTGTTATTGACCAAAATAGAAAACGACCAATTTGTCTCGACGGAGCGCATCAACCTCCGATTGCTTCTGAAGGAATCCTTATCGCTCTTCGAAGATTTTATTCAGGCCAAGAATCTACAGGTAGCCACTCGACTCAATGACTGCGGGCTCGACTTAAATCCGACATTAGCCAGGGTACTGCTTACCAACCTGATCGGTAACGCCATCAAGTACAACTTAGAGGGAGGTACCCTCGACATTGTCCTGACCGGGAGGTACCTCACTATTTCAAATCCGGGCGCCAGCCCCCTACACCCACCCGAAATCTATTTCGAACGCTTCAACAAAGGCAGTTCCCATTCCGATTCGTTGGGGTTGGGGTTAGCGATTGTGAAAGAAATTTGCGCGTTCAGTAATTGGACGGTACGCTACGATTTTGAAAACGGGATGCACGTGGTAGAAGTCGGATTTGGGATGCCCAAAAATCAACATCCATAA